From Aedes albopictus strain Foshan chromosome 1, AalbF5, whole genome shotgun sequence, one genomic window encodes:
- the LOC115260461 gene encoding uncharacterized protein LOC115260461, translating into MAVSEQDIIEELDVEKVSVEENQVIELLNTFGVSETTIETFLVNSYTVETLRIIQRKEIEELIPPPSLAERTKFIHEFDNWRVAQGLPKLVDISSVLATTQGPCASTILQDSKPITRESCTAAFLLNSSSKGQAIINKYNQAPFLSRSDKKSVTQIVVDEFKNRFSKLTSSELLDRAKELKQIFPNEPQETWYQPTFATDSSGKRKRINKQAKGRLYDRNVNYKEVQQCSQQESNEASTSVQSSVDNSSADVSEYHQVKAWLAHNQDEWEELRIRWKRSSPWRLLEVSKISNRTCAAILAEYPTLRNHRGYQLIQIDFSQKFPGKDEVLFDRWIGFTAAIQQIFRLEVADAAGKTLLTSLDAADISEDARNFVITTLLAHILPRAHIKCAGKKRWKPSYSEAEEGVVIHVKQLADLESCLARLFKGFRDRGISSAPFIIVHGEDWKNPTSFTVWNNVVSYKLLSFLKALDICIKIYRTYDIEYPQQSAAIWRLLSSYLFDTGEAEKDPAVQSLHSAIRLKQQSK; encoded by the exons ATGGCTGTATCTGAGCAAGATATAATCGAAGAATTAGACGTGGAAAAAGTTTCAGTCGAAGAAAATCAGGTGATAGAATTGTTAAATACATTTGGTGTATCGGAGACTACAATCGAAACGTTTCTCG tCAACTCGTACACCGTTGAAACTTTGAGAATAATTCAACGTAAGGAAATTGAGGAACTGATTCCTCCTCCTTCCCTCGCAGAGCGAACGAAGTTTATTCACGAATTTGATAATTGGAGGGTTGC CCAGGGACTGCCGAAGCTTGTCGATATTTCATCAGTTTTAGCTACTACGCAAGGTCCTTGTGCCAGTACCATCTTACAGGATTCGAAGCCCATTACACGTGAATCATGCACCGCTGCTTTTTTGCTCAACAGTTCTTCGAAAGGGCAAGCCATAATCAATAAGTACAACCAAGCGCCGTTTCTTTCGAGATCAGACAAAAAAAGCGTCACGCAAATTGTCGTCGACGAGTTTAAAAACAGATTTTCGAAGCTGACGTCGTCGGAGTTGCTGGACAGAGCTAAAGAACTGAAGCAGATATTCCCGAACGAACCACAG GAAACCTGGTATCAACCGACATTTGCAACGGATAGCTCAGGAAAAAGGAAACGGATCAACAAGCAAGCAAAGGGTCGTTTGTATGACAGAAACGTCAATTACAAAGAAGTACAACAGTGCTCGCAACAGGAATCAAACGAAGCGTCTACTTCAGTTCAAAGTTCGGTCGACAACTCCAGTGCGGATG TTTCTGAATATCATCAAGTGAAAGCCTGGCTTGCCCATAACCAAGACGAGTGGGAAGAGCTTAGAATCAGGTGGAAGCGGTCTAGCCCCTGGCGGCTCTTAGAAGTATCTAAGATTTCGAACCGGACGTGTGCTGCTATACTGGCGGAGTACCCGACACTCAGAAACCACCGAGGGTATCAACTGATACAAATCGATTTCTCACAGAAGTTCCCGGGCAAAGACGAAGTTCTTTTCGATAGATGGATAGGATTCACAGCGGCCATCCAGCAAATTTTTCGACTTGAAGTGGCTGACGCAGCTGGAAAAACTCTTCTGACAAGCTTGGATGCAGCAGACATTTCTGAAG ATGCTCGTAACTTCGTGATTACCACCCTGTTGGCTCATATCCTGCCTCGGGCACATATCAAGTGCGCCGGTAAGAAACGTTGGAAACCATCTTACAGTGAAGCAGAAGAAGGTGTAGTTATACACGTGAAGCAACTTGCAGATCTTGAATCTTGTCTCGCGAGGCTTTTCAAGGGGTTCAGAGACCGAGGCATTTCTTCTGCACCATTCATAATAGTACACGGCGAGGATTGGAAGAACCCTACAAGCTTCACTGTATGGAACAACGTTGTCTCGTATAAGCTGCTAAGCTTTCTGAAAGCGCTGGACATATGTATCAAGATCTACAGAACATATGACATCGAGTACCCGCAGCAGTCAGCCGCAATTTGGAGGTTGCTATCATCGTATCTATTCGATACAGGAGAAGCTGAGAAAGATCCCGCTGTACAATCGCTGCATTCCGCTATTCGTTTAAAACAACAGTCAAAATGA
- the LOC115260462 gene encoding uncharacterized protein LOC115260462, translating to MSLLKYSKTWPSILTKMAVVQLSVDSNGRTYSSIVEPACLTGPTNLVESNPNFRVMMGHPQIVIQTPGETQMPLPDVANVGDGLLSGGSGGNGQCMCGNGSAGLGGIVRLEEERRYRRPYRSESIKIDNWDYIYTEKVPYKGIGSNAASATAEIPCDDHRCITGQAALKASTLRRHYYPEGDWGWVIVFVGMLSIILNHGVQISGPLYLLPAGERFQQSAVNSTGEWHWQHACLCISDND from the exons ATGTCTCTGCTGAAGTACAGTAAAACATGGCCGTCGATTCTCACCAAAATGGCAGTCGTTCAGCTGAGCGTTGATTCCAACGGGAGGACCTACAGTTCGATCGTGGAACCGGCCTGTCTGACGGGGCCCACCAATCTGGTGGAGTCGAATCCGAACTTTCGGGTGATGATGGGCCATCCGCAGATTGTGATTCAAACGCCGGGCGAAACGCAGATGCCCCTGCCGGATGTGGCCAATGTGGGCGATGGGCTGCTGTCCGGGGGATCCGGGGGAAACGGTCAGTGCATGTGTGGGAACGGAAGTGCAGGGCTGGGAGGGATTGTGCGTTTGGAAGAAGAAAGGCGCTACCGGAGGCCTTACCGTTCGGAATCGATCAAGATTGATAATTGGGATTATATCTACACGGAGAAGGTGCCGTACAAGGGGATTGGAAGTAATGCAGCTAG TGCCACAGCAGAAATACCGTGCGACGACCACCGATGCATCACGGGCCAAGCCGCCCTGAAGGCGTCCACCCTTCGGAGACACTACTATCCGGAGGGCGACTGGGGCTGGGTAATTGTGTTTGTCGGGATGCTTAGCATAATTCTCAATCATGGAGTGCAAATATCGGGCCCGCTCTACCTCCTGCCAGCTGGGGAACGCTTCCAGCAGAGTGCCGTCAACAGTACAGGTGAGTGGCACtggcagcatgcatgcttgtgcATATCTGATAATGACTGA